The following is a genomic window from bacterium.
TCGTGGACGCCATCTTTTCCATGCCCGACTGGAATCCCGGCTCGTTCGCGTTGGTCTTGCCGCCGTGCACACCGCTCGTGATGCCGTAAAAGTCCCTGAGAAGCTGTATTCGTGCGCCGAGCAGCGCCATACGGTCGGGTCCGGCATAGGGGAACAGAAGGCTTTTCATGTCGCAGTAGCCGCCGGTGAAATCGAGGCTGAGGACGGCGTTCTCATCGACCGCATACCCGAGCACAAGCCCGGCCAGCGTCTCGGCGAATCCCAGAGCCAGCGTGCCCGCACCGGTCGCCGGGGCTGTCGTTCCCGCGCACGGCATGGTGTCGATCGACTGCGGCAGCCCGCACCGGATATATTCTATAAAGATCGCCGTCATGTTCGTATCGAGCGCGAGAGGACTCCTGCACTCGCCATACCCGACAAGGCAGGGTTCACCGATGAGCCGCTCACGGCTTCCGCGGACAACGATCGCGATCTCTTCGATCCAGCGGACATCGTCCACGGTGAATGCCTCGATCCCGCCGAGCTTGGATGTGTACTTGACGAGCTCTGCGGCCATCCTGACCGGCCGGAGCTCCGGCGGCGTTCCGCTGTCTATGCAAGGGAGACCGGAATACGTTATGTCGTCGAGGGCGTTCACGAGTTTGAAACTGTCGTGGACATCGTCCATGGTCGGAGCCCGTCGTTTTCCATCGAGGCCGTAAATGAGCGTGCAGAATCCCCCGGCGCTCGTGGTGAAATCGTGGTGGAGCTCTTCGTCCCGCCGATAGTAGCTGACCTCGGAATAGCGCACCGCCTGTTTGAGTCCCCTGCGGTCGGGGCGGAGATAATCGCTCCGCAGCTTCCGGACGGACTGCTCGACGATGTCCCTGGGGAAAAACACCCGGGAGCCCTCATCATCGACACTGCAGCCGAATCGCCGGAGGATATCACGGGCCTCGTCATGGTAGATTTTCATTCCGACTTGTTCGAGTATCCGGAGGGAAGCATCGTGCACCATCTCCATCTCACCGTCCGTGAGAACTTTTATCCGTCCGAAAAGCCCGGCCATCGTAAACTCCTTTACCCGCGGGGCGGGTGGAACAATTATATGAATAGCCTGCCTGCGTAAGCTCGTAACAATAACGAATCTATATCATAACTCAGGTCAATGTATATCGTATCCGGTAAAAATACAACATACAAAAATACATACAGCGATCACCCGTTCGACAAGAACGTCGAATGCTCCCCTTTCAGGGATAAACCTGTAATCGCAATAAAATCAGCATATTGCAGCGCAGAAAAGGATGAGATTCGACAATATCGAAGGATATGCCATCGGCCTGGAGCATTAAAAACACATGCTTAACACTCGTAACATACTGTTTATAAACATAATAAGACTATATTATCAATCGGTATTTTTTTGGCATGTTCATTGCACTGCAAAACAGCGGTACTCTTTCCGTTCATTCCTTGACTTTTTCCGGATTCGCCCGATTTTATGGAGAGGGCTGCACATCATGAATATGAAATGGCGAACACCGGAAACGATACCATAACTGTAATTCATACGAGGGGATTTACATGGTTGTACGACCGACATCATGTCTTGTTCTGGTGATTGTGCTCGGTACGCTCCTGTTTTCATCATGCGATTCCGATTCCCCGGTCAGTCAGATCGGCGAAATCGAGACAGCGGGTTCACAGGTGAGCGACTGCGGCGGCTTCGATAACATGACAAAACGGTCTGCCGGGGATATCCCGTTCGCGAGCGACCCGCAGACCTATCTCGATGCGGAAAAGCTCCTGTGGCTCTATGACGAATCCACCGGTATGCTGAGCCTGCTGGACAGACGGGTCAATCTGAACTGCTGCGGCGAACATGCGGTAACCGCGGAGCTGCTGGACGGCGTCGTTCTCATACGGGAGGACGACCAACCGCTCGATGGCACAGGGCGCTGCAAATGCATGTGCACCTATGACTTTTTCATCGAGGTGACCGGCGTTCCCGAGACCGTTATCACGCTCCGTCTCGATCTGACAGTTGACACGACAACGGTGACGAAGTGGGAAGGCGATATCGATCTCCGCAAGGGAAGCGGCGAAATCGTCATCGACAGCAAACCCATGAGCTGATACGGAAACGCTGTCGGCTTGTGATTGCAGGATAAAAATTCGGCTGAGCAGAAGATGTTTTCAGCAGCAATAGAGCTCGCCGAGCATGGCTTTCAGGCCTTCCCTCCACTCCAGCGGTTCAATGCCGAAAACGCCGCTGATTTTTCCGGTATCGAGAACCGACCAGGAAGGGCGCCGCGCCGGAGCCGGGTACATATCGGATGTAATCGGCTGCACCGAACATACCGCAAGCTGCTCGTACCGTCCCGCCTCTTCAATGACCGCCCGGGCGAAACCGCACCAGGTGGTCTGTCCCGCGCCGCAGAAATGGTAGGTTCCCCAGGGGCTCTCGCCGGGCCGTGTGCGGACAAACAGGGCTATGCCGGTCAGTGCATACGCGAGGTCCCCGGCCCATGTGGGGCAGCCGGTCTGGTCATCGACAACACGCAGTTCCTTCCCTTCACGGGCGTTCCTGAGGATGGTTTTCACGAAGTTGCCGCCGTGCACGCCGAACAGCCATGCGGAGCGGACGATGATATGTTCGGTCAGCCCTGCCCGGACTGCCTCCTCGCCTTCGCACTTGCTTCTTCCGTAAATACTGAGCGGTCCGGTGGCATCGTTCTCACGGTACGGCCGGTCAAGGGAGCCGTCGAACACGAAATCGGTGGATATATGTATGAGCGGGATGCCGAGACGGCTGCATGCATCGGCGCAGGAAGCGGCACCGTCGCGGTTTACCCTGAACGCCGCTTCCTGCTCGGTTTCCGCCCTGTCAACGGCGGTATAGGCAGCGCAGTTGATCACCATATCGGGGTGTTCGGCTTCGAGATCACGGCGTAATTCTTCAGGGCGGGTGATATCGTGGCCGGGCATGTCGAATCCGGCAACCGGAAAACCGGACCGCTCAAGGCGCGGAATAAGATCGCCGGCAAGCATACCTTTGCTTCCTGTCACGACGATTTTCATTCCGCCCTCCATCATGGGTTTTCGACCGGAGGGCTGTATACCGGCAGATCGTCTTCGGGCAGCTCACCGAGGGTCGGATAACGGCTGTCCTTTGGGGAAAGAACGGGGTGTTCGACAGGCCATGCAACGGCAAGGGATGGATCGTTCCAGATGATGCCCCGCTCAGATGAGGGATCGTAGAAGTCGGTGCACTTGTACATGATGCACGCCCGCTCGCTCGTCACGCAGAACCCGTGGGCGAATCCTTCGGGGATATAGAGCTGACGGTGATTGTCGGCGGAGAGCACGATTCCCTGCCATTTCCCGAACATGGGCGAGCCTTTCCTGATATCGGCCATGACATCGAAAATCTCCCCCTCGACCGTATAGATAAGCTTTCCCTGCGGCCGCGCAAGCTGGTAATGGAGACCGCGGAGAGTCCCCCTGCGCGAAACGGAAAGATTATCCTGGACAAATTGAACAGGGACGCCCGAATCACTGTACCTGTCCAGCCTGTAGGTTTCGAGAAAATATCCCCGCGAATCCTTATACACATCGGGTTCGATGATAACAACCTCGGGGAATGTTTTCGATGGCGTGCATCTCATGGCTGACAACTCCTTTTACCATGTTTCACGGCATTCCCGGAACACCGGATCAACGGGCGTACCCGGGCGCTGAAAGGATAACCGGAAGTACACAGGCCGACCACGTCAGCAACCGGTGCACATTCAATATAATATCTCATGAATCACATGGACAGGAAATAAACGATGCTCGGACGGGAAGAAGACATATCCTGACTTACGGGGAGACAATATTCCGGAGTTCTATTCCGGGGAGGAATATGAGACGGAAGTTGTGAGAAACAGCGTGCTGAAACGCTGATATATGCGGAGTCATTGGATAAGACCGGGCGTTTTTAAACCGTAAAAGCTGGAATACCTGTCATCTGCCCGAACCCAGGAGACTGAAAATCAGCTTTATTCCACCGACAACGATAAGCACCATGGCCAGAACCCCGAAAACCGGAATCAGGAAAATTTTGGGCATAAAGGGTACAAAGACGAGGAGCAGAATCGACCCGACCACGATAAAACCGCACCCTAAAAAAAACCTGACGAACCGTACACCGCCGATCAGAAGAAGTATCACCCCTCCGAGAATGAACATTGTCGTAAATCCGGGAAACCATCTCGTCCAGATAAACGGGTTATAAGGCATGATATGAGGAAAACCGAAGCGCCCCATAAAGGGAATTGCAAAATGGCCTTTCGAGAGCGCAACAAAAAGGAGCATGGCACCGGCGAGCATGAGAATAACGCTCAGAGCGATATTCTGCGGTTTCTCCCGGGTATGACCGGATGACTGGTCAGGCTCGAAATAATTGTCATCATGGACAGGAGGGGCAGGAGCCTTATGACGGACTCTCCGTTCGGGTTCGTCGACCGGCGCGGGCATGAGGAGCCATAATACGATATAGACGATAAATCCGAACCCATAAAAGACCGTGGTCAGGATAAAAAAGAGCCTGAGCGGCAGGGTAAGCTGTTCCGAGTTGAATTCACGGGCGATTCCGGTGCATACACCCGCGATACGCTTCCCCTTGTTCACGCGGTACCAGTATCCGGTGGCTTTCGGGGAGGGCTTCGATGATCTTTCTCTCAAGTCACTGCCGCAGAAACGGCATTTGATGGCTTCGGTTTTAATCATCTCCGCGCAGTACGGGCATTTTTTCATTTCCCCTTGTTCCATGTCACATCCTCCCTGAAAACATTCACTCCAAAGAAAGAGTAATGCATCTTATCCTTCATATACCTTCAGTGACACCGCAGCGTTTCATGAAAGAGCACTGCGAACCTGCCACCACCAGCATGATCACTACCACAGCGAACCCGGTGAGTACAAACAGCGGAGGCAGGGTGACTCCCATGAGCGCCTCGATGCCGTGCATATAGAAGCGCGCCGCGAATAACACTCCCATGACGACAATTCCGGCGATTACAAGGGAAATCATCATGCGCCGTTCGCTCACCGGCTTGTCGGGCGATTCGTTCTCGACCGGGATTTCCGTGTAGTCGTCACGCGGCTCTTCAGTTTGCGGTTCCTCGTCGGTGATCGTGACCGTTTCTTCCGCCTTCACTTCAGATTCATCGGCCGGATGTGCTTCTTTCTGAACGGGTTTTCCCGGCATCGTTCCTCTCCCGGCAAAATCGGTGGGGGACGGCATGAGCAGCCACAGAATGACGTAGAGAATCAGCCCGAATCCGTAAAAAATCGTGGTGATGATGAAGAACAGCCTGAGCGGCATGATGAGTATGGGCGAATCGAGCTGCTCTGCAATACCGGTGCATACTCCGGCGATTATTTTACCTTCGTTTATCCTCTCCCAGTGACCGGGAGTGGAAAGAAAATCCAGGTTGATACCGCGCTTGACAAGATCGCTGCCGCAGTAGCGGCACTTGATCGCCTCTGCCCTGATCATTTCCGCGCAGTAGGGGCATTTTTTCATAGTTTCTTCTTCCATGGTATATCATCTCCTTATTTTCATTCGCACGACGTTCGGAAACCGGAATTTCGGGTAAAAGTACCTGTCGGAATCCTCCGGTTCGCCATTATTATCTGCTGCCGACCGCGCTTCTCAGAGGAGCTACATGGAACTGTTTAAAGTAAAAAACCATGACCATTCCCGCGATGAGAAGCCCGCCCGCGGCGGCAAATGCCGACATGGTATACCGCAGGTATTCGGTCAGGCCGGACGGCAGCGTGTAATTGAGAATCGTGCTGACCGTAAAGGTATAGAACAGTCCCATGCACATCACAAATGCCAGGCCGACAAGCATGAACACCCATTCAACCTGCCGTGCCGGTGCAACTGCAAGCAGAGCCAGCTCCTCTTTCATGAG
Proteins encoded in this region:
- a CDS encoding PspC domain-containing protein: MEQGEMKKCPYCAEMIKTEAIKCRFCGSDLRERSSKPSPKATGYWYRVNKGKRIAGVCTGIAREFNSEQLTLPLRLFFILTTVFYGFGFIVYIVLWLLMPAPVDEPERRVRHKAPAPPVHDDNYFEPDQSSGHTREKPQNIALSVILMLAGAMLLFVALSKGHFAIPFMGRFGFPHIMPYNPFIWTRWFPGFTTMFILGGVILLLIGGVRFVRFFLGCGFIVVGSILLLVFVPFMPKIFLIPVFGVLAMVLIVVGGIKLIFSLLGSGR
- a CDS encoding PspC domain-containing protein, which encodes MEEETMKKCPYCAEMIRAEAIKCRYCGSDLVKRGINLDFLSTPGHWERINEGKIIAGVCTGIAEQLDSPILIMPLRLFFIITTIFYGFGLILYVILWLLMPSPTDFAGRGTMPGKPVQKEAHPADESEVKAEETVTITDEEPQTEEPRDDYTEIPVENESPDKPVSERRMMISLVIAGIVVMGVLFAARFYMHGIEALMGVTLPPLFVLTGFAVVVIMLVVAGSQCSFMKRCGVTEGI
- the rfbC gene encoding dTDP-4-dehydrorhamnose 3,5-epimerase, which gives rise to MRCTPSKTFPEVVIIEPDVYKDSRGYFLETYRLDRYSDSGVPVQFVQDNLSVSRRGTLRGLHYQLARPQGKLIYTVEGEIFDVMADIRKGSPMFGKWQGIVLSADNHRQLYIPEGFAHGFCVTSERACIMYKCTDFYDPSSERGIIWNDPSLAVAWPVEHPVLSPKDSRYPTLGELPEDDLPVYSPPVENP
- the rfbD gene encoding dTDP-4-dehydrorhamnose reductase, whose product is MKIVVTGSKGMLAGDLIPRLERSGFPVAGFDMPGHDITRPEELRRDLEAEHPDMVINCAAYTAVDRAETEQEAAFRVNRDGAASCADACSRLGIPLIHISTDFVFDGSLDRPYRENDATGPLSIYGRSKCEGEEAVRAGLTEHIIVRSAWLFGVHGGNFVKTILRNAREGKELRVVDDQTGCPTWAGDLAYALTGIALFVRTRPGESPWGTYHFCGAGQTTWCGFARAVIEEAGRYEQLAVCSVQPITSDMYPAPARRPSWSVLDTGKISGVFGIEPLEWREGLKAMLGELYCC
- a CDS encoding trimethylamine methyltransferase family protein; translation: MAGLFGRIKVLTDGEMEMVHDASLRILEQVGMKIYHDEARDILRRFGCSVDDEGSRVFFPRDIVEQSVRKLRSDYLRPDRRGLKQAVRYSEVSYYRRDEELHHDFTTSAGGFCTLIYGLDGKRRAPTMDDVHDSFKLVNALDDITYSGLPCIDSGTPPELRPVRMAAELVKYTSKLGGIEAFTVDDVRWIEEIAIVVRGSRERLIGEPCLVGYGECRSPLALDTNMTAIFIEYIRCGLPQSIDTMPCAGTTAPATGAGTLALGFAETLAGLVLGYAVDENAVLSLDFTGGYCDMKSLLFPYAGPDRMALLGARIQLLRDFYGITSGVHGGKTNANEPGFQSGMEKMASTMFPLLCGASGIGTVGQLEYGMTFSPVQLVLDAELARSVRRMMAGFEVSEDTLALDVIEHIGPEGNFIGDPHTLDHFRKEFWLSDLTECMNWETYSHRQVRGMERLAAEQAREIMAGLLEPVLDDHRIREIDRIVARAEKSMKNT